The Arachis ipaensis cultivar K30076 chromosome B05, Araip1.1, whole genome shotgun sequence nucleotide sequence GCTCTATCCAAATTTCCAATCTTACAATACCCTGCAATCAAAGTATTGTAGGTCACCAATGATGGCGATAGTCCAATTGCCTTTGATTGATTAAATAATCTAACAGCAGTGTCCATCTTTCCAATGCCACAAAAACCATTGATTAGTGTATTATATGTAACTAAATTAGGAGTTAAGCCAACAAGATACACTTTATCAACCAACTTTACTGCTTCCTGAAGCTTCTTCAATCTGCACAACCCATCAATCAAAATATTATACGTTACAATACCATATGCCACACCTTTCTCACGCATTTCATCGAACACCTTAAAAGCCTTATCTACATTCCCATCCTTACAATATTCTTTGATGATACAATTGTAAGCATAAACATTGGGCACCGTTCCTCTCTGCTTCATATTTTCATACATTAGAAATGCTTCCTTTTGAAGGTCATGCTTGAAGAACCCGTTTATCAATACACTATAAGTGTGCTGATTGGGAACTAAGCCCAACCCCTCCATCTTACAAAACAACTTCTTTGCCAAATGAACATCACCAATCTTGCAACAACCATCAATCAAGGTAGTGTATAAGACAACAtttggagagaaacccatgcGAATCAACAAAGCCAAAAGCCAAAAACTCTTGATCAAGTCACCAACTTCACAGCAACCCTTGATCATAATCCCGAAACTGTAGACATCCATAGCAACCTTACCCTTCATTTCATTGAAAAGTAGCCATGCTTTACCAAAACAATTAGATCTAAGGAGCAAGATCAAAAGGTTATTAAAGGTGTTTGATGTGGGAAAATGGGCATTACGAACCATGTGGTTGAGGAAACAGAGAGCTTGATCAGGTAAGTGAGAATGAACATAGGCATTAATGATTGCCTCGTAGAGAAGAGTGTGTGTTGAATTATGAATGAACTGGGTGTGTGTGAGTTGGTGCATGAGTGATGAtggagagaagaaaggagaggaAATTCTGCCGGAGATGAGGCGGAGGAGAAGTGAATGGGCATGGGAGAGCATGGCAGAGGAGAGAAGATGGTTAAGAATGAAGGAAATAGATTGAGGGGTGTGGTGATGGTTTAAAGAATTGAACAAAGAAAGTGCTTTTGTTGGAGGCATTTTCACCATTTTTTGAATTAGAACCAGAGCTTTGTAACTATAACACATGATTTCTCCTCTTCACATTTTACACTTCCAGATACAGAACATATAGTGAGACACTTTCAAGTGTTTGAATTTCAGAACCTTGTGAGAATGAGTtgggcttcaacaacaataacatATCATGTGGAGCCCAAACCCGAGTTTTAGTAAAGGCCGAAACTGCAGatgattaaaagaaaagaaaagatacagAAAGGTATGGCTAATCCTAGCTGGAGGTGCAAGCATGTgaaataaatcaataaataaataaagcagGTACAAGCAATATTATGTACTGGTGTTCACAGTGCAGTATAGTTCGGTTGTTAGAGGAAAGGCCATCCAATACATTGAACAAATATTCCGTTGGTTTTTTATCTAAGGCTAACCAAACCAAACTAAACCAATtgtaatttgattgatttgatttgGTTTTTCGGTCTTCCTGTTTCACCAATGTTGTCACTTGTACTGTTATCAAACTGCAGTAATatcaaaaacaataaaataaaataagaacagaGAACACTAAACCAAAATTGAAATTAGAACACCAAACTACAagttaaaatcaaataattaaaaaacaacCACAAAAGTTAGAAAACAAACTCAAATCATAACAAAAATCTAAGAATCAAGAACAGAACAGAAACTGGCAATGAAAAATAGATGCAGACAAAACTTAAGAACAAAAATCAAGAACAGAATCAGCTCaaaaacataacagaaaaaaaaaaagcagtcgAAAATCATAACCAAAAAACAAGAACCAAGAACAGCAACCAAGAAAACACTAGAGAACTTCAGAAAATATCTCAACCAAGAATcaagaacaaattaaaaatcaagaacaaaaatcAAGAACTGAAAAAATTAAGAACGGACCAGAATCAAATCAAgaacagaaaaaaaatataagcaGGGAAAAATCAGACAAAAAATCTAGAACCAACCTGAGTCAAAGGCTCCATTCTTGATGATGCTGATGATGTGGCAGAGTGCAGGAAAGAGAGGACGAAGACACGGAAGTGGTTGCCAGCTGGAGTGCGCTGCGATGCACGGAGGACGACACGGGATACTGCTGCGTGGAGGACGACACAGAGGCTGCTGCTGCGTGGAGGGCGACGGAGAGGGAGCGCGACTACGACGAAGGGAGCGGGAGAGGATAGGGCTGACAGAGAGTTGAGGAGGGTGGAGGGAAAGGGGATAGGGCCTCCGCGGCTGCTGCTGTCCGGCGGATGGCAGAGGAGATTGAAGGACGAGGGGTTGTGTCTGAGGAGTGAGGACTGAGGAGGTCTGGGGCTGGGCGGACAGGAGTGTTCGCGGATAGACTTAAGGGAACAAGGGTAAAATTGGAGGTTTCACTCTGTTTAGATAGCTGATGCCTGATGGAACAAAAGAATacgagagaaaaagaaataagtagaaagaaaatagaagattttTTTCATGTGTTGGTTtttggcaaggttgtgagaatcgGACCGGTCAATAAATTGGTGAGGACACTGGTTTAACAGTTTAATGGTTTGACCGGAATTTaatcggtttaattaaatattaaacataTAAATTAACTAATTTCTAActtgataaaatttaaaatttcacgtaataaattatctataatttaatattagaagttcacaaacaacttcaaagTTCATAACTAAAAACAACAAAACGCACATAATGACAAACACATAATGTTTTACTATCAAAAGAAACAATTATTAACAAGTTCTCAACTAATCAAAGGTGCAACTCATCACAAATCATAATCATTATTAAGTGTTTCAATCAGGGTTgcaagaaccggaccggtcattgaACCGGTCAGATAACAAGTTCAATGATTCAATGGTCCAACCGGAGTCTAATCGGAGTTGAACCGGTTTCATTAAATATATAATacaattattaaaaattcaatatacaattttaaatatacaaattcaataatttcttaattaataaaattCAGAAGTTTATAATTTGACATAataatttattcatattttattattaaaattctataaaataaaatttttttaactaacttctaaattataacaaaataatcagCAAGAAAATTCATCCTTAAACTCATAATACTTTGGTACAGAATAAACTGTTGATTTAAATCAATGATCTGTGTCTAAAGTTCATTCCAAGCTAGACAATGTCCATCAAAGCTGGTTAGAGATCTTATCTCTGCTTTCTGAGTATCGACTGGCTACTATCTGGCAGGAACTTCAATAAACAAAGAAGCGAGGCAGAAAACTAAAAATTGGTCATTGCAATAAAAGTTTAGAATCACAAACTTACACCTACAAATTTCAATCCATCAGCAACAAAAAAATTCAGAGTTACAGCAAATTTCAACAACCACCTTTCAATCTATTCAACAATAAAAGTCGGAAAACTTACAATCACAATCTTACACTTACACTTAAAAATTTCAATCCAtcagcaacaaaaaaaaattcagagtTACATCAAATTTCAACAAAAACCTTTCAATCTATTCAACAACAAAACTCAGAAAActcaaaatccaaatccaaatccAGAGAATCTAGAAACAGAAAACCTAACCAAAACAATCCAAACTTAACCTCCAAACTAAATTCAAAACCATATGAGCAGCAATCCAACTCAGAACAGAATCCCAATTCAGAAGCCAAAATCTTAGAAATTGAAACTGAAGAAGCAGTGGCTTAATTATTACCAGAGACACGGCGTAGGAGGAACAGCGGTGACAGAGTAAGCTCGGAAGAGGATTATTTTTGCGACGGCCAGGCCCCGAGCAGTGACTTCACGGCGAGGCTCTGGGCAGAGATTCACGGAGGAGAGGATGCGCTTGAAGAGGATTGAGTAACCGTTTGCGTGACATAGAGGAGAAGAGGATCGAGGACGAGGACAACGACGGCACCCTCTGTCACTGCCGATGACAACGATCACAGAGGCAGGCTTCACGACGAGCACAGAGACGGTGAACACAAGAGTGGCGGCGGCTGGGGGTGACGATGGCTGGTGGGGATCATCTTCAAAACAAACAGCCGGTTTGGCCAGTTTTTAAACCGATTTTTTGCAAGGCGATTTTGCGTGTCGAACGGACCGGCTATATGACCAGTTTTCGGTTAACttggtcgaaccggccggtccagtccgattttcagaacattggtttCAATATCTCCATCATAAACAGGTAATCCAAAGCCACCATCTTCAAAAGTACCACCAAAAGTTTCAAACTAATTTACTTCAAATCATAAAGCTAAGGCTAATTTATACTTTTGTAGGTTCAAGTCAACTAGGAAATGATCATAAAATTACAAAATTCAAAAACTAGTGAAGAAATTAACATATCCATCAGATCATCTTCAAAACAAATTAACGGTAACAAACCTTCTTTGAACCATTTGCTTTAAGCCAGTTAACCGAGGCCTCTATATCCTTTACAGCGCCTTGCCAATCGATCCCATCCATTAAATGTTGGGCTTTTGCGACATCAAGACCAACCTTTCCTCTATACCATCAAAACCGGACTGGATCGGTCGGTTCGACCAAAAAACTGATGAACCAGATCTTATACCGGTCTGGTCCGGTGATTGGACCGCACAAGGTCAAGAACCGGTGCGAATCGGTCAAACCCGAAATGAACCGGTAAAAATCGGTCAAACTCAGAAATAATCGGTCCGACCGAACcgtttcaatttaaaaatttcctTAAAATGAAATGGGTTCGAACCCCCCTCCCTCAAGGAGTTAAAAGGTAGCCACAACCACCAGGCTAACTTGCTTGTTACTAATATATATGCAAATTAAAATACATATTGATATCTTTCAGCAAATAATttacttctatttaatttattttaattttaattataagttcactcatttttaaattaattatatttttatttaacagtaattataaactcacttattattttaattatataatatctattaatattatttttcaatgaATACTTatagtatataatagtataatagatataaactaattaataaattattaaaattcgaaaataatacttattttaatataaaatcaaaataaaaatatttatgatagagtaaaattaacaaaatacttattgttTCTGTTCCATATTGTTTAGAATAgttagatatttttaaaatattagtaaaaatatgtattttaaatttttaattctaaattttgttttttatttacataggaccgggtcaatcggttcaaccagtgacccaccAGTTGAACCAATGACCCAGTGACCCAGTAACCTAACCGATTCGATCACCGATTCGGTTTTGATAACTATGCTCTATACATACTGGAACAATGGAAGCAATTttctgaccaaaaaaaaaaaagaaaaagaacaatggaagcaatttcaattttcatcaGTTATCCAATTGAAGATTATAACATCATATAACGGATAAAGAATTCAGATCAGCAAATCTTATGAAAGCACCGTTATCTTACTCTAGAATAAGAGCTTTAAATCCGAGACCTAGCTGAGAAATCTTGACAGCATGATTCTTGATTTCAAAATCCACACCCCACCACTTCTAAAGAACAACAATTCCAGGAGCATCTTCTTTGCCAACGACGTATGCATCAAATGTTTAATAATTGAAAATAGATACCGCATATTAGTAACCTAGAATTTGCTTAGAACAGGTACATAGCATACGCAGAGTAATATTGCATTCGATACCCTAGAATTTGCTTAGAAAGATGATATTGAGGACACAATTTATAAAGTGGATGTACACAATAAAACAAAGACTCCGAGTCCAGAACTGAAAACCTGAAAAATGAATGGGAAAGGGAGAGGGAAAGAAGACTAACAGTGTTGTCCCTTTGGATGGTGATTTTGTTGAAAGGGGAAGCAGAGTGAGCCATTGAGCGGACTGAGAAGCGCGGTGGCTGCGGGATGCGGTGGCGGCGGGCTGCAGTGGTGGTGGCTGCGGTGGTCAAACCCGTCGCTGCTGTGGCTGCAGGACGTGGAGGCTGCGGGACGCGGTGGCTGCGGGATGCGGTGGCGGTAGGCTGCTCGATTGGTGGTGGTGGCTTCTATGGTTctcagagaagagagaagagatgaGTTGCTGCTGAGTACTGACTGAAGAAGATGGGTGGTGGTGGCTTCTATGGTTCTCCATCTTAATTTGCAACTTGGCATAAGGTATAATAAGCCTAAAATTTTGTTTATCTGATATGATATATTTTGTAGTTTTTGGTTGAATATTTATTGCTGAATTTTGTCTAAAACTTATGATTTTTGTGCCTTTTTGCTTTGAAACTCCTTCTCTAAAAATGTTCCAAAACCTGCATTGTCTAACTCTTCTTTTTATAAGAGACTTCAGTTTCTTGATTTGAGTAATAACAGATTATGAATTGGAATATAAAATTCTAGACTCATTTTTtcatatatgaaaaaaatattaatattacacAATAAAATGGATGTTTGTACGATATATACACTACTATAATATCAG carries:
- the LOC107643028 gene encoding pentatricopeptide repeat-containing protein At4g11690-like, translated to MCYSYKALVLIQKMVKMPPTKALSLFNSLNHHHTPQSISFILNHLLSSAMLSHAHSLLLRLISGRISSPFFSPSSLMHQLTHTQFIHNSTHTLLYEAIINAYVHSHLPDQALCFLNHMVRNAHFPTSNTFNNLLILLLRSNCFGKAWLLFNEMKGKVAMDVYSFGIMIKGCCEVGDLIKSFWLLALLIRMGFSPNVVLYTTLIDGCCKIGDVHLAKKLFCKMEGLGLVPNQHTYSVLINGFFKHDLQKEAFLMYENMKQRGTVPNVYAYNCIIKEYCKDGNVDKAFKVFDEMREKGVAYGIVTYNILIDGLCRLKKLQEAVKLVDKVYLVGLTPNLVTYNTLINGFCGIGKMDTAVRLFNQSKAIGLSPSLVTYNTLIAGYCKIGNLDRAVNMVKEMEERSIAPSEVTYTILIDAFVQLNHMDKAFEIKSLMEKSGLNLDVFTCSILLHGFCMNGNMKEASKLFKSLGELRLEPNSVIYNIMIHGYCKEESSYRALRLLKEMIDNGMVPNLASFCSTIGLLCKEGKWKEAEFLIQKMINSGLEPSVSLYNMIYRAKSEVLISAFWHTMGSCICRMKLNLRMFTIILICYKPRQINYSTSHLLECS